One Pseudomonas tolaasii NCPPB 2192 genomic window carries:
- a CDS encoding DUF1120 domain-containing protein — protein sequence MKHLLIALALLSGTAHAASTVDLAVTGLITPMACTPLLSGGGLVDFGKISRNDLNLTNGTRLPHKYLTLTVNCNAPGRFALRMRDNRDGTAHVNSEIFYGLGLDTSGNKIGVYSVSFDPRQTVVDDLAVVYGTESTTGGLAWRMANLNPIDVGSRSLLGFTDVVGSTAGPSAIQTLTSTLKLEATINARQNLDLSVETPMDGSATLEVVYL from the coding sequence ATGAAGCACCTTCTGATTGCCTTGGCATTGTTGTCGGGCACTGCGCACGCCGCCTCCACCGTTGACCTGGCCGTCACCGGCCTGATCACGCCCATGGCCTGCACGCCGCTGCTGTCCGGCGGTGGGCTGGTCGACTTCGGCAAGATCTCGCGCAATGACCTCAACCTCACCAATGGCACGCGCCTGCCCCACAAGTACCTGACCCTCACCGTCAACTGCAACGCGCCCGGCCGCTTCGCCCTGCGCATGCGCGACAACCGCGACGGCACGGCCCACGTCAACAGCGAGATTTTCTACGGCCTGGGCCTGGACACCAGCGGCAACAAGATCGGCGTGTACTCGGTGAGCTTCGACCCCAGGCAAACCGTAGTCGATGACCTGGCCGTGGTGTACGGCACCGAATCCACCACCGGCGGATTGGCCTGGCGCATGGCGAACCTCAATCCCATCGATGTCGGCTCGCGCAGCCTGCTCGGTTTCACCGACGTGGTCGGCAGCACCGCCGGCCCGTCGGCCATCCAGACGCTGACCAGCACCCTGAAGCTGGAAGCCACGATCAACGCCCGGCAGAACCTGGACCTCAGCG